The genomic interval TAAGATCATTTAGTGTGTAATGGATCTGACATCCATTAGTGGAAGAGCCAGAGAAGGAAAGAGGAAGAGCAACCAGATTCCGGGATGTCACTTTTCTGTGATTACCTTAAAGACATAACCCTTTGaaaataataacacttttaataacttttataaaaaaataaatatatattttttaaacatattttttaaactgtttctgtGGTTTGAAAGCATGGCATGCGACAGGTAATCTGTGAAATACTCCAGCTCTTTTGAATTCACCCAGTGATCCACAGCTTTCCagaaagaaccaatcagagccaggaggagggtcttagtgctgtcaatcaccttcCATGTGGCACAGCTCATCCTCTTCCATCCTTTGACATGAATTAGTTAGCATAGCAACAGATGACTACGGATAAACTGTAAGTTGTTtgtctgccattagcacatttagcagcgagtacattAGACTGATTGACGGTGCTAAGACtatcctcctggctctgattggttgattttggctggagtggtgcatttcttcaggcTACCACAGTAGCTCAGGAGGAAGGTGGATCTTTCCACAGactatctgtctcatattatactgtcatgacatggtgacagctttagcaaaaatgttaaaaacatattttctttcataaaagttgcatactgtaCCTCTAAGTCCACATCTCATTCGTTTTCATTCACAGTGATCTGAAAATCATCCTAATTACCAGAAGCaaaagcttgaaaacatcagtttgtATGAAATGAATCTATACAATGAGTTTCACTTGAATTATTCACCTTGACCGGCATGGTGCCGGTCTTCTGACCAGAAGAGGCGGTGTTGCCCCCATTGGAGGGCACCGTCCCGCCCCCCTGCAGGCTGAGCGCCTTGTCCCGCCGTTTGCGCTTGCTGCTGTCCCGCTGCTCCTTCTGCCTGTTCTGCACCTCCATCAGAGCTGTGATGAACGTGTTCTTCACCTCCTTCTCGAACTCCAGCTCCTCCCGCCGGGCCAGCTGGTTGACCAGCTCCTCCGAGTACTCCCGGATGGCGGCCTCCACCCTGTGCAGCAGCTCGATCAGCGCTGAGCTGGGCATGCAGCTGAGGCCTGCAGGACGGGAAACGAGGGGAGAAGACGAGACGGTGAGAGCCTGCCAGGAGAAAAGCAGCAACACGACCACAACCAAACTCTCCGGGCAACACAGAAAATGCTGAAGCTGTTAAAAGAAACAGTCCTAAATTTACTGAGAGAGGTTATTATTTGCATAAAGTAACCCAGTAGAAGATGAAACACCAAGAGGAAAAAAGTAGGAGCTAAATTTTACAACACTATGAAATAAACTTagcaaataaacagaattttaagtaattaagtaatttccctgctgggatgaataaagtacttctattctattctattctattctattctattctattctattctaatctattctattctattctagaATGTGTAACAGTGTAGATGTTGAACACAGGCTTAATGAAAGTCAAAAgcaataaactgtttatttcctTATATTTATGACCATGCGTATTCACGGCAGCCATACTGGGGTTTTGTTGTCTTCAATAAAAGAGCTACACTTTGTTAagaatttttaatattttctatctGACTTGGATCTGAGAAATGTCCACTTTAGATGGAACAATGTGTTACTGTATTATATGACTATAAACATGGTTATGAGTCAAAACGCTTCTCTTTAAGGCCACAGATACTGCTATTAGAATATAAACAGTCCTAAAAAAGTAActtcttttaatacaaagatacattttcttatttgcGCAGCTACAAGAATAACCTTGTTTATAATTGTATGTAATCTGTTAGTTAGGGATAGGGTTAAACATGTGTTATGCATATTATTTCAACATGTtgggttttagtttttcacagacttttccatttttttttcatctttattaaataaataacaaatatataGTGGGTGATTTTGTACACTTGATTTTATATAATCTGATAAAGATCAGAATGCCCACAGACTAAAACCTCTCACCATGAGTGCAGTCCGTCAGTCTGACAACATGAGGAAGCCCAAAGAGTAAGAAAACCTAAGAAATCTTTAAATCGACGTCGCCCAAATTTACAACCAGGACTCTCTTTTCTCCTCTACCTTCATAGGAGCAGTTGTTGTTGGAGGCCTGGGACAGCTGCCTGATCTCCTCCAGCAGGGAGGGGTTGGTCCTGGAGGAGCACAGGCTgctctcctcctcatcctcctcctcggTTTCACCGGGATCTGGAGAGTTCTCCATCATCTCAACAATCTCCTCAATGAcctgagacagagagagagagattcgCCAAAACACTCAATACTATTTTCACTGGAGATGATGAAGAGTTAGTCACAGAGGAGTTTGGATAAGACccaagaatatatttttgtgaaacGATTTTGGTGATTTAATCTACTCTCAGGCTCTGACAGAGACAGCAGACAGCAGACACTCACCCTGGCTTCCTCTCTGTCCATGCACTaataacttttctgttttcctaGAGAAGTAGCTGATCGGAGGTGCAGCGTGCTTTTGATCAGTGCTGGATTTCTACTTGACACAGCAGCTCCTTCAGCAAACCGACTGCTTCACAGTTCAGGCTCCACGAGAATCAAAACGTTCTATGCAAGTTCACGAGCCCGGAGCTCCGTTGCAGTTGAGAACATCTGATAAATTCACAGtatttttgcaaactttaaCCTAACGTCATTTTTACATGTTCGCTCTGCCCGCATTAGTTGCGCAAACAACAAGCAAATTCAGgtaaaagctaaaacaaaacaagttctTAGGAGGAATGGCTACATCACATTTTAAAGTGGCAGCCTCCTCGTTTTCTTCATGTCACACACAAACCTGATCTGCTGTAATCAGAGGCTCTTCGTTCAGGCAGTTGGCGTTCTCGTTCTTCTCAttcatttcctcctcctctttttcatGGATCTGAAAATCAGGagaattttttcttcttttaaatattaaatggctTCATGACTTCATGGTCCTATAATCAGTCAGGGAGTCACCCCgtctttaagacttttaagacCGGGCAGAATAGTGATGTGTCGTAGAATTTGTTGAAGAAATCGTTGCATTCattaatttatgcatttattattCACCAATAAGGATAACAGTTGAGtccaaaatgtttctcaaacGTCTGCAAAACAGAATGAAACTATGAGAGATGTTAACACATAACATGGGCTCAATGCATTCCCACTGTACTGCCACTGaccagtaaaattaaaaacatgttcacaAGTAAAACTCAAGAAGAGGCTGGgatgaaaattgaaaaaaaaaaaagaaaattgaaaaagaagAGGCTGGGATGCTGCATACTGACAGGACAAAACAGGACATATAttgaaaatataagaaaaaaagaaaatataagaaaagaaaaaatatatataaaaaataaggaaataaatttgtttaatttgggcTTGTATCGACTCTTTAGGAAATTGATTAAAATTCTggtgcttttttcccccagaagTTTTGCAATATCTGGCCAGATGTACACTGTAAGTAAAATCGACCTAAGACcaagaaatgacaaaataacaatTATGAATAAAGAGTCAAGTAAAAGGCAGAGATTTTTAGAGAACGGTGTACCTCGTGGTCAGACAGGTTGCCGTTGAGTCCCTCGGAGTTGAGGCCGTCCCAGGTGGAGATGTAGTTGTCGGTTAGAGCGTCCCACACACTGCGATGAGAAACACAGAACAACTCAGAAGAGGAAACACTGA from Xiphophorus maculatus strain JP 163 A chromosome 11, X_maculatus-5.0-male, whole genome shotgun sequence carries:
- the fez1 gene encoding fasciculation and elongation protein zeta-1, producing MEAPLVCLDEEFEDLRPCRMDERDHPSYSSTTTTTTVPLASITREDFSELENFSEMMSFKSMEDLVNEFDEKLNVCFHNYNTKTEGLAPIRNQAHSQEDEERLQDEDVWDALTDNYISTWDGLNSEGLNGNLSDHEIHEKEEEEMNEKNENANCLNEEPLITADQVIEEIVEMMENSPDPGETEEEDEEESSLCSSRTNPSLLEEIRQLSQASNNNCSYEGLSCMPSSALIELLHRVEAAIREYSEELVNQLARREELEFEKEVKNTFITALMEVQNRQKEQRDSSKRKRRDKALSLQGGGTVPSNGGNTASSGQKTGTMPVKRFSMEGLSNILQTGIRQTFGSTGNEKQYLNTVIPYEKKTTPPSVDDLQMLTKILYAMKEDSEKVPTLLTDYILKVLCPT